The following proteins come from a genomic window of Flavobacteriaceae bacterium MAR_2010_188:
- a CDS encoding Tetratricopeptide repeat-containing protein produces MKNKKIFSLQIYISCFLLAFCTTAFAQEEEDMLKQQEEIKQKANDLVYGATELLNDNKFISAEKEFRKAISTEEANVAGNYNLANSYYEKGNFDEALFRQTEAAKVATTKSQKHSAYHNIGNILMKKKMCKEAVEAFKNALRNDPTDDESRYNLVVAKECAEQQEDQKNDENDKDKDKDEEKKDDEKKDGDNEEKDDNKDKGDEDKKDGDENKDDKGKPKDDKNDQKDGQDKQEQPQQPKPQPGQLSPQQIKSLLEAMNNQEQKVQEKLNAEKQKGVKVKADKDW; encoded by the coding sequence ATGAAAAACAAAAAAATATTTAGCCTTCAAATTTATATCAGCTGCTTCCTATTAGCATTCTGCACCACTGCTTTTGCTCAAGAGGAAGAAGATATGTTGAAGCAGCAAGAAGAGATAAAGCAAAAAGCTAACGACCTTGTTTATGGAGCTACTGAGCTTTTAAATGATAATAAGTTTATTTCAGCTGAAAAAGAATTCAGAAAGGCTATCTCTACGGAAGAAGCGAATGTCGCAGGAAACTACAATTTGGCAAATTCTTATTATGAAAAGGGAAATTTTGACGAAGCACTTTTTCGTCAGACCGAAGCAGCCAAGGTTGCTACCACAAAATCCCAAAAGCATAGTGCTTATCACAACATAGGAAATATTTTAATGAAGAAGAAAATGTGTAAGGAAGCGGTTGAAGCTTTTAAGAATGCGTTGCGCAACGATCCTACCGATGATGAGTCCCGTTACAATCTTGTGGTTGCTAAGGAATGTGCCGAGCAACAAGAAGACCAAAAGAACGACGAGAACGATAAGGACAAAGACAAGGACGAAGAAAAGAAAGATGACGAGAAGAAGGATGGTGATAATGAAGAGAAGGATGATAACAAGGATAAAGGCGACGAAGATAAGAAGGACGGAGACGAAAATAAAGATGATAAAGGCAAGCCTAAAGATGACAAAAATGACCAAAAAGATGGTCAAGATAAACAAGAACAACCCCAACAACCTAAGCCCCAACCCGGACAACTTTCTCCTCAACAGATTAAGAGTTTGCTAGAGGCAATGAACAATCAAGAACAAAAAGTTCAAGAGAAATTGAATGCCGAAAAACAAAAAGGCGTAAAAGTTAAGGCAGATAAGGACTGGTAA
- a CDS encoding Ca-activated chloride channel family protein, whose translation MQLEEKIWFWVLLVVPVILLVFLLVQFWKYKTQRKFADLKLLKHLSPNRSNFKSVIKTLLLCIVFVFLTIALVNPKIGTKLETVKREGVDIVFAIDVSKSMLAEDIAPNRLEKAKQLVTQIINNLTSDRVGIIAYAGKAFPQLPITTDYSSAKMILQSMNTDMLSSQGTAINDAIDLAKTYYDDEGQTNRVLIIISDGEDHSEIATTAAEDANKEGIRIFTIGVGTTKGGPIPIKENGRILNYKKDNQGETVLTRLDEATLRAIAEEAQGEYIDGKSTSDVVSGIGDILNNMDKTEFESQQFSEYQDQFQWFIGIAILILFIDIFFLERKTEWLKRLNLFNEKL comes from the coding sequence ATGCAATTAGAAGAAAAAATATGGTTTTGGGTTTTGCTGGTAGTACCTGTAATACTGCTCGTTTTTCTATTGGTGCAATTCTGGAAATATAAAACCCAAAGAAAATTCGCAGACCTAAAATTACTAAAACATTTAAGCCCGAATCGTTCCAACTTTAAGTCGGTAATAAAAACCCTTTTGTTATGTATCGTTTTTGTGTTTTTGACCATTGCCCTGGTAAATCCTAAGATCGGCACAAAACTAGAAACCGTAAAACGAGAAGGTGTAGATATTGTTTTTGCTATTGATGTTTCCAAGAGTATGCTGGCAGAAGATATAGCGCCAAATAGATTAGAGAAAGCCAAACAGTTGGTCACTCAAATTATAAATAATCTTACCAGTGACCGCGTCGGGATTATAGCTTACGCCGGTAAAGCTTTTCCGCAATTACCAATAACTACAGATTATAGTTCGGCAAAGATGATCTTGCAGAGCATGAACACCGATATGTTATCCTCCCAAGGAACCGCCATTAACGATGCTATAGATTTGGCCAAAACCTATTATGACGACGAGGGACAGACCAATCGGGTCTTGATTATTATTTCCGATGGTGAAGATCACAGTGAAATTGCTACCACCGCTGCAGAAGATGCTAACAAGGAAGGCATAAGAATTTTTACGATTGGGGTTGGGACCACTAAAGGCGGACCAATCCCTATAAAAGAAAACGGTAGAATTTTAAACTACAAAAAAGATAATCAAGGCGAAACTGTCCTAACCCGTTTGGATGAAGCAACTTTAAGAGCTATTGCTGAAGAAGCTCAGGGTGAATATATTGATGGCAAAAGCACTTCCGATGTCGTCTCTGGGATTGGGGACATTTTAAATAATATGGACAAGACTGAATTCGAATCCCAACAGTTTTCAGAATACCAAGATCAGTTTCAGTGGTTTATCGGGATTGCCATTTTAATTCTCTTTATCGACATATTCTTCTTAGAAAGAAAGACTGAATGGCTTAAGAGGCTCAATTTATTTAACGAAAAGTTATGA
- a CDS encoding Ca-activated chloride channel family protein, which translates to MLQGIEFVNIEFFWLLLLIPIAILWYVFKFNKQTPELKISSIKGFKVAGSVLPKFRHILFVFRILALGLMITALARPRTVDVSTRTKTTRGIDIVMAIDVSASMLAKDLQPNRLEALKSVAAQFIDERPNDRIGLVEYAGESYTRTPITSDKSIVLRSLGDIQYNTVIEGGTAIGMGLATAVNRLKDSRAKSKVIILLTDGVNNSGFIDPKIASELAVEYGIKVYTIGLGTNGMALSPINILPNGNFQYGRVQVEIDEDLLKEIAEVTNGKYFRATNNRKLAEIYDEINKLEKTEIDEVKYYNYEELYRPLLLLAGLLILLELLLRYTIFRSFI; encoded by the coding sequence ATGCTGCAAGGAATCGAATTTGTAAACATAGAATTTTTTTGGTTGCTATTGCTAATACCAATAGCGATTCTGTGGTATGTTTTCAAATTTAATAAGCAGACTCCAGAATTAAAGATTTCTAGTATCAAGGGATTTAAGGTTGCTGGTTCTGTACTTCCAAAATTTCGACATATTCTATTTGTTTTTAGGATTTTGGCACTTGGCCTAATGATAACGGCCTTGGCAAGACCAAGAACGGTAGACGTTTCAACTAGAACGAAAACAACTCGAGGTATCGATATTGTAATGGCAATAGACGTCTCTGCCAGTATGTTGGCCAAAGACCTTCAGCCCAATCGGCTCGAAGCTCTAAAGTCGGTAGCAGCTCAATTTATTGACGAACGACCTAATGACAGAATCGGTTTGGTAGAATACGCGGGAGAGAGTTACACCCGTACTCCGATTACCAGCGATAAAAGCATTGTCTTGAGGTCGCTTGGGGATATTCAATACAATACCGTGATAGAAGGCGGTACCGCAATTGGTATGGGCTTGGCGACTGCAGTAAATAGATTAAAAGATAGCCGGGCAAAAAGCAAAGTGATTATTTTACTTACGGATGGGGTTAACAATTCGGGGTTTATCGATCCAAAAATTGCCAGCGAACTGGCCGTAGAATACGGGATTAAAGTGTATACAATAGGTTTAGGAACCAACGGTATGGCGCTTTCACCCATTAATATTTTACCAAATGGTAATTTTCAGTACGGTCGTGTACAGGTAGAAATAGACGAAGATCTCTTAAAGGAAATCGCTGAGGTCACTAACGGAAAATACTTTAGGGCAACCAATAATCGCAAGCTTGCCGAGATTTATGATGAAATCAATAAACTTGAAAAGACCGAAATAGACGAGGTTAAATATTACAATTATGAAGAATTATATAGACCACTACTTCTGTTGGCCGGACTTTTAATATTGTTGGAATTATTATTGAGATACACCATCTTCAGGAGTTTTATTTAA
- a CDS encoding Oxygen tolerance — MKFLKYLLSSIVFLMVFTVNAQVVFEAKVSKNKLGVNERLRIDFNMNEDGDNFNPPDFSDFTIISGPNQAVSVSYMNGQKKFNKTYSFFLAPKGRGTFKINQATIEIAGETYKTSPVTVNVTQAVEVPTDVNSADYIASEKIHLVAEVSKANPYLNEGISVVYKLYVAMDTGVTNWRELDNPRFDDFWSQNIPMNGVKIEKGQYNGEEYRYVVLRKAVLYPQKTGKLDIEPLTLDITVDVPSNRRDFFGRRVMSQVHKTVSAGSRSINVKPLPEKDKPLDFSGAVGDFKFNVITSKTELNASESLEAKVEVTGKGNLKLFTLPKLTVPGSLEVYEPEHSENVTTDLGGMKGGISDSYTIVPQFKGKYPIPSVSFSYFDLNTETYKRVSSGEIVIDVIEGPINNTSSDNNISAVNGTKQEVRANANQFAFIKTNTNLKSVYQPQFFNSTWFWSSLLLPLLAIPLALFIKHRKEERDSDIIGNRLRNADKLARRYLGEAKKNLGNKEDFYVALEKALHNYLKAKLRIETSDFTKEHIRTILIERKVNQTSTEEFIGLLKNCELARYTPITTVEMQQDYDKAAQAISTIDKELS, encoded by the coding sequence ATGAAATTTTTAAAATACTTACTTTCTTCAATTGTTTTTTTGATGGTTTTTACCGTCAATGCACAAGTTGTGTTCGAGGCAAAAGTATCTAAGAACAAACTCGGAGTTAATGAGAGACTGAGGATAGATTTTAATATGAATGAAGACGGGGATAATTTTAATCCACCGGATTTTTCAGATTTTACGATTATTAGCGGCCCAAACCAAGCGGTGAGCGTATCTTATATGAACGGGCAGAAAAAGTTCAACAAAACCTATAGTTTTTTTCTGGCGCCAAAAGGAAGAGGAACTTTCAAAATAAATCAAGCAACAATAGAGATTGCAGGTGAAACTTATAAAACTTCACCGGTGACAGTGAATGTTACGCAGGCAGTAGAAGTACCTACAGATGTAAACAGTGCTGATTACATCGCTTCAGAAAAAATTCATTTAGTTGCGGAGGTTTCTAAAGCCAATCCATACTTAAACGAAGGTATTTCTGTTGTCTACAAATTATACGTAGCAATGGATACTGGGGTTACGAATTGGCGAGAACTGGACAATCCAAGGTTCGATGATTTTTGGAGCCAGAATATTCCGATGAATGGAGTTAAGATAGAAAAAGGCCAGTATAATGGGGAAGAATACCGTTACGTAGTACTCAGAAAAGCTGTACTATATCCACAAAAAACAGGAAAATTAGATATTGAACCACTTACATTAGATATTACCGTAGATGTTCCATCAAACCGACGGGACTTTTTTGGACGAAGGGTTATGTCTCAAGTCCATAAAACAGTTTCGGCCGGAAGCAGAAGTATCAATGTAAAACCACTTCCCGAAAAAGATAAACCTTTAGATTTTTCTGGTGCAGTTGGAGATTTCAAATTCAATGTTATCACTTCTAAAACAGAACTTAACGCCAGCGAATCATTAGAAGCAAAAGTAGAAGTCACCGGTAAGGGAAATCTAAAATTGTTCACGCTTCCAAAATTAACCGTTCCAGGTTCACTTGAAGTTTACGAGCCAGAACATTCTGAAAACGTTACCACTGATCTCGGTGGGATGAAAGGTGGGATTTCTGATAGTTATACCATCGTTCCTCAATTTAAAGGCAAATATCCAATACCAAGCGTATCGTTCTCATATTTCGATTTAAATACCGAAACCTATAAAAGAGTTTCGTCAGGAGAAATCGTGATAGATGTTATCGAAGGACCAATAAACAATACCTCAAGCGACAATAATATTTCTGCGGTAAATGGCACTAAACAAGAAGTAAGGGCAAACGCAAATCAGTTTGCATTTATTAAGACAAATACCAATTTGAAGTCTGTGTACCAACCACAGTTTTTTAATTCTACTTGGTTTTGGTCATCGTTACTTTTGCCATTGTTGGCAATTCCATTGGCGCTGTTCATTAAGCACAGAAAAGAGGAAAGAGATTCAGACATTATCGGAAACCGATTAAGAAATGCAGACAAATTAGCAAGACGTTATTTGGGTGAAGCCAAGAAGAATCTCGGCAATAAAGAAGATTTTTACGTAGCCTTAGAAAAAGCGCTGCATAATTATCTTAAAGCTAAGTTAAGGATTGAAACATCAGATTTCACCAAAGAGCATATACGAACAATTTTAATCGAAAGAAAAGTTAATCAGACTTCTACCGAAGAATTTATAGGACTATTAAAAAATTGCGAGCTCGCGCGGTATACACCGATTACGACTGTAGAAATGCAACAAGATTACGATAAGGCTGCACAAGCAATTTCAACTATTGATAAAGAACTTTCTTAA